In a single window of the Tellurirhabdus bombi genome:
- a CDS encoding response regulator codes for MEPTTTSSKPTIVLVDDDEEDRMLMRMALESIGLESSVVELESGEHLLRYLTESLGAAPSPVAIPWIVVLDKFMPGLSGFDTLRQLKSHEVFQHIPVVLFVNTQNKNEIDLCVDLGAMTCTSKPLSFDDMKELMKTVYDHWQERFGFSKQPSSVNLQ; via the coding sequence ATGGAGCCAACCACTACTTCAAGTAAGCCGACCATTGTATTGGTTGATGATGATGAGGAGGATCGAATGCTCATGCGAATGGCCTTGGAGTCAATCGGTTTGGAGAGTTCCGTCGTTGAACTGGAGAGCGGCGAACACTTACTTCGTTATCTCACAGAAAGCCTGGGCGCTGCCCCGTCGCCCGTAGCGATTCCCTGGATTGTTGTACTGGATAAGTTCATGCCCGGGTTAAGTGGGTTTGATACGCTCCGGCAGCTGAAAAGCCACGAGGTGTTTCAACACATTCCGGTGGTTTTGTTTGTCAACACCCAGAATAAAAACGAGATCGACCTGTGCGTTGATCTGGGGGCTATGACCTGCACCAGCAAACCCTTAAGCTTCGACGACATGAAAGAGCTGATGAAAACCGTGTATGACCACTGGCAAGAGCGGTTTGGGTTCTCAAAGCAGCCATCGAGCGTTAACCTTCAATAA
- a CDS encoding N(4)-(beta-N-acetylglucosaminyl)-L-asparaginase, translated as MISRRKLLASAAATAVLSRLNITKSFAAQPKPQVPLIISTWNNRGANEAGWAILNKKGRALDAVEAAARVPEADPKDTSVGYGGLPDRDGHVTLDACIMDEKGRAGSVTFMENIMHAISVARAVMEKTPHVMLAGEGAYQFALANGFKKENLLTENAKKAWEDWKKESKYKPVINIERHDTIGVLAIDAKNDLSGACTTSGLAFKMRGRVGDSPILGAGLYIDNEIGGACATGLGETVMRAVSSFLVVELMRQGKTPQQACEEAIRRLVKKTPEYKDLQVGILAVNRAGEHGAYSIHKGFNYTLSLGNETKVHEADHFIK; from the coding sequence ATGATTTCCCGTCGTAAACTGCTAGCCAGCGCAGCGGCCACTGCTGTACTAAGTCGTTTAAATATTACCAAATCTTTTGCTGCTCAACCCAAACCACAGGTCCCGTTGATTATTTCTACCTGGAACAATCGGGGCGCAAACGAGGCTGGATGGGCCATTCTAAATAAAAAAGGGCGTGCGCTGGATGCGGTCGAAGCGGCGGCCCGGGTGCCGGAAGCCGACCCCAAAGATACGTCCGTTGGCTACGGGGGTTTGCCTGACCGCGACGGCCATGTTACGCTGGATGCCTGCATCATGGACGAAAAAGGCCGGGCTGGTTCGGTTACTTTTATGGAAAACATCATGCACGCGATTTCCGTGGCGCGGGCCGTGATGGAGAAAACGCCGCACGTCATGCTGGCTGGGGAAGGGGCCTATCAATTTGCTTTGGCAAATGGCTTTAAAAAAGAAAATCTCCTGACGGAAAACGCTAAAAAAGCGTGGGAAGACTGGAAAAAAGAATCGAAATACAAACCCGTAATCAATATTGAGCGGCACGATACGATTGGGGTATTGGCTATTGATGCGAAAAATGATCTTTCGGGCGCTTGTACCACGAGTGGATTGGCGTTCAAAATGCGCGGTCGCGTGGGAGATTCTCCTATTCTGGGCGCTGGTTTATACATTGACAATGAGATTGGCGGGGCGTGTGCTACGGGTTTGGGCGAAACCGTGATGCGGGCGGTGAGTTCGTTTCTGGTCGTTGAACTGATGCGGCAGGGAAAAACACCCCAGCAAGCCTGTGAAGAAGCGATCCGTCGATTGGTGAAAAAAACGCCCGAATACAAAGATTTGCAGGTGGGCATACTAGCTGTCAATCGCGCTGGCGAACACGGAGCCTACAGCATTCACAAGGGCTTCAATTATACGCTTTCGCTGGGTAACGAAACCAAGGTACACGAAGCAGATCACTTTATTAAATAG
- a CDS encoding gliding motility-associated C-terminal domain-containing protein, whose amino-acid sequence MTRRFTVTFILLYLLAWSAPCWASHIVGGNVRLVATGKTNRYVLGIHLFMDDLNSNVGDVKSEVVVTIYGRRNNIKMGDYKLPLTDKKVISTTNNACVNLRPLKLSEVRYAAELTLDPDRFDDARGYYVVYGTCCRNPTINNIVQPNDAGMVFHLEFPSLKERVNSSPVFSNPVTLYACINKPLTFSFKATDADNDVLRYSLVTPYKGFTSQSNGASNEPSQNYPTVQWQNGFDAGNAVPGSPTLQIDMNTGLLSVTPNQIGLFVFTVLCEELRVEPGNALQRIGSVRRDFQIAVVECPPITPPEPVISLKTSPPSAVTATKNGFLTGVAVCEGQTVTLRTDSLPEWGYQWQRDGVALEGDTLASLVAQQPGTYTIVKRFTNTCGQTSTSPVSVKLDYGTAEAVKIAADGPTDFCPGNGVNLLASNGNYTYRWYKNKTPINGEATSAIRVTEAGNYKVQTTSKATGCVSSDSLAVLVHTNPVVKLENAILARGSALTLNPFGSDTLQYQWSPPASLDNPGMARPKASPATTTTYQVAVTSPQGCTTTAQMTVTVFVRLLVPDAFSPNGDGVNDTWDIRGIEEYPDCTVDIYNRWGSLVYHSKGYAQAWDGKYNGENLPTGMYQYVIRSRDLPEDRRGAVLVVR is encoded by the coding sequence ATGACTCGACGTTTCACCGTAACCTTTATACTACTCTATCTGTTGGCCTGGAGCGCTCCCTGTTGGGCGTCGCACATTGTTGGTGGAAATGTGCGTCTGGTAGCCACCGGCAAAACAAACCGCTATGTGCTGGGCATTCATCTGTTCATGGACGATCTGAACAGCAACGTCGGCGATGTCAAATCAGAGGTGGTAGTGACCATCTACGGTCGGCGGAATAACATTAAAATGGGGGATTATAAATTACCCTTAACCGATAAAAAAGTTATCTCGACTACCAACAATGCCTGCGTTAACCTACGGCCACTAAAACTTTCTGAAGTGCGCTACGCGGCGGAGTTAACCCTTGATCCTGACCGCTTTGACGATGCCCGGGGTTATTATGTCGTATACGGAACCTGCTGCCGAAATCCTACCATCAATAACATTGTTCAGCCCAACGATGCGGGCATGGTGTTTCACCTGGAGTTTCCTTCGTTGAAAGAGCGGGTGAACTCGTCGCCTGTTTTTAGTAACCCTGTTACGCTATATGCCTGCATCAACAAACCGCTGACCTTTAGCTTTAAAGCAACCGACGCTGATAATGACGTACTTCGCTATTCACTCGTAACCCCTTACAAGGGTTTCACGAGCCAGAGCAACGGCGCGTCGAATGAGCCAAGCCAGAATTATCCGACAGTGCAGTGGCAAAATGGTTTTGATGCGGGAAATGCTGTGCCGGGAAGCCCTACCTTGCAGATCGATATGAATACGGGTTTGCTCAGTGTCACGCCGAACCAGATCGGCCTGTTTGTCTTTACCGTTTTGTGTGAAGAACTTCGAGTTGAGCCGGGAAATGCCTTACAACGAATTGGTTCGGTGCGCCGCGATTTCCAGATTGCAGTGGTTGAGTGCCCACCGATAACGCCTCCCGAGCCGGTTATTTCTCTGAAAACATCCCCTCCTTCGGCAGTAACAGCGACCAAAAATGGTTTCCTGACGGGCGTTGCCGTTTGTGAGGGCCAGACGGTGACACTTCGAACCGATTCGCTGCCCGAATGGGGTTACCAGTGGCAGCGGGACGGCGTGGCGCTGGAAGGCGATACACTGGCCAGTTTAGTCGCTCAACAGCCGGGAACCTACACCATCGTCAAGCGGTTTACCAACACCTGTGGTCAAACAAGTACCTCACCCGTCAGCGTAAAGCTAGACTATGGGACCGCAGAAGCGGTGAAAATAGCCGCCGACGGACCTACGGATTTTTGTCCGGGAAATGGCGTGAATTTGCTTGCTTCCAACGGTAACTACACCTATCGCTGGTACAAAAACAAGACTCCGATCAATGGGGAAGCCACCTCAGCCATACGGGTCACAGAGGCCGGCAATTACAAAGTCCAGACAACGAGCAAGGCAACCGGGTGCGTGTCGTCCGATAGTCTCGCAGTGCTGGTGCATACAAATCCGGTGGTGAAACTGGAAAATGCAATACTAGCGCGGGGAAGTGCGCTAACCTTGAATCCGTTCGGGAGCGATACGTTGCAGTATCAGTGGAGCCCACCCGCCAGCCTGGACAATCCAGGAATGGCTCGACCAAAAGCCAGTCCAGCCACGACAACTACGTATCAAGTGGCGGTTACTAGTCCGCAGGGCTGTACCACAACGGCCCAGATGACGGTGACGGTTTTTGTGCGTTTGCTGGTCCCTGACGCCTTTTCGCCCAATGGAGACGGGGTGAATGATACCTGGGATATTCGGGGCATAGAGGAATATCCGGATTGTACGGTTGATATTTACAATCGCTGGGGAAGCCTTGTTTACCACTCCAAAGGCTACGCCCAGGCTTGGGATGGGAAATACAATGGCGAAAACCTGCCCACGGGAATGTACCAGTACGTCATTCGTTCGCGGGATTTACCGGAGGACCGGCGGGGGGCAGTGTTGGTAGTTCGGTAA
- the recG gene encoding ATP-dependent DNA helicase RecG, with protein sequence MTDRATFFDTKIEFLKGVGPQRAATLNKELNIFTFGDLIQYYPFRYEDRTKFHTIAELSDLLPGAQVRGRIRDWSIMGEGSKRRLVASFTDHTGTMDLVWFHGISYYEKSLRAGGEYIAYGKPLYFGSTYSITHPELEMPSPDTEQDGAFQPVYNLTEKMRRTHFESKAIAKLMRQLLDIAKPHIHETLPESLLHKFRLLPKAEAMEHIHLPYNQAWLNQALRRLKFEELFFNQLRLIKNKLIHKTEYPGQIFRDTTILNQFYKDHLPFDLTNAQKKVIKEIYADLISGKHMNRLLQGDVGSGKTIVAFITMLMAINNGAQACIMAPTEILADQHYEGLKVFVDAMGLHIGILTGSTNTKRRRVIHEELQNGKMNIIVGTHALLEDVVQFKNLGLCIIDEQHRFGVAQRAKMWAKNTEIPPHILVMTATPIPRTLAMTLYGNLDLSVIDELPAGRKPIKTVHRYDTHRSEVFGFMRQQIELGRQVYVVYPLIEESEKLDFKDLMDGYESISRAFEKPKYQISILHGKMLAYEKDDEMMRFQRGETQIMVATTVIEVGVNVPNASVMVVESAERFGLAQLHQLRGRVGRGADQSYCILMTGYKLSKETRTRIETMVKTNNGFEIADVDLQLRGPGDLSGTQQSGIADLQLADLAKDGAILTAARESAQAVLDEDPHLILPQHAPILTQIESQRQGETNWSRIS encoded by the coding sequence ATGACTGACCGTGCCACGTTTTTCGATACCAAAATTGAATTTCTCAAGGGCGTTGGCCCCCAGCGAGCGGCCACGTTGAACAAAGAGCTGAATATCTTCACCTTTGGTGACCTGATTCAGTATTACCCATTTCGTTATGAAGACCGTACTAAATTTCATACCATTGCCGAATTATCGGACCTGCTGCCCGGTGCGCAGGTAAGGGGCCGCATTCGCGACTGGAGCATCATGGGCGAGGGCTCAAAAAGACGCCTTGTTGCCTCTTTCACCGACCATACCGGCACCATGGACCTCGTTTGGTTTCACGGCATTAGTTATTACGAAAAGTCTCTCCGCGCGGGCGGCGAATACATTGCTTACGGAAAACCGCTTTACTTCGGTAGCACGTACAGCATCACGCACCCGGAGTTGGAAATGCCTTCACCGGATACCGAGCAGGACGGTGCTTTTCAGCCGGTTTATAACCTGACGGAGAAGATGCGGCGCACGCATTTTGAGAGCAAGGCCATTGCTAAACTAATGCGCCAGCTTCTCGATATAGCCAAGCCTCACATTCACGAGACCCTGCCCGAAAGCCTGCTCCATAAATTCCGTTTGCTCCCGAAAGCAGAGGCAATGGAGCATATTCATTTGCCTTACAATCAGGCCTGGCTGAACCAGGCGCTTCGTCGGCTGAAATTTGAGGAGCTGTTTTTCAACCAGTTGCGTCTGATTAAAAACAAACTCATTCATAAAACTGAATACCCCGGACAGATTTTTCGCGATACGACCATCCTAAATCAGTTTTATAAGGATCACCTGCCTTTTGACCTGACCAATGCGCAAAAGAAGGTTATTAAAGAAATTTATGCCGACCTGATCAGCGGCAAGCACATGAACCGCCTGTTGCAGGGCGATGTGGGTAGCGGTAAAACCATCGTTGCTTTCATTACCATGCTCATGGCTATCAACAACGGTGCCCAGGCTTGCATCATGGCCCCAACCGAAATCCTGGCCGATCAGCATTACGAAGGCTTGAAAGTTTTTGTCGATGCGATGGGTTTGCACATCGGCATTCTTACGGGTTCGACCAACACCAAACGCCGCCGCGTCATCCACGAGGAATTGCAAAACGGCAAGATGAACATCATCGTTGGTACACACGCGTTGCTCGAAGACGTAGTACAGTTTAAAAATTTGGGCCTGTGCATCATCGATGAACAACACCGCTTCGGCGTGGCGCAACGGGCCAAGATGTGGGCCAAAAACACGGAAATTCCGCCGCACATCCTCGTTATGACCGCCACGCCCATTCCGCGCACGCTGGCCATGACACTGTACGGTAACCTCGATTTATCCGTTATCGACGAACTGCCGGCGGGACGTAAGCCCATCAAAACGGTTCACCGCTACGACACCCACCGCTCGGAAGTGTTCGGATTTATGCGGCAACAGATCGAGTTAGGCCGACAGGTGTACGTTGTTTACCCGCTGATTGAGGAATCGGAAAAGCTGGATTTCAAAGACCTGATGGACGGTTACGAGAGCATTTCCCGGGCTTTTGAAAAACCAAAATACCAGATTAGCATCCTGCACGGGAAGATGCTCGCCTACGAGAAAGACGATGAAATGATGCGGTTTCAGCGGGGCGAAACGCAGATCATGGTGGCAACTACGGTAATTGAAGTCGGTGTAAACGTGCCGAACGCGAGCGTTATGGTGGTGGAAAGTGCCGAACGCTTTGGACTGGCTCAGTTGCACCAGTTGCGCGGACGCGTTGGCCGGGGTGCCGATCAGTCTTACTGTATCTTGATGACCGGTTACAAACTGAGCAAAGAAACCCGCACCCGGATTGAAACGATGGTGAAGACCAACAACGGCTTCGAAATTGCGGACGTAGATTTGCAATTGCGCGGCCCCGGCGACCTGTCGGGCACGCAACAAAGTGGTATTGCCGATCTTCAGTTGGCCGATCTGGCCAAAGATGGCGCCATTCTGACCGCCGCCCGCGAATCGGCACAGGCCGTTTTAGACGAAGATCCGCACCTGATTTTACCACAACACGCTCCTATTCTGACCCAAATCGAATCGCAGCGGCAGGGCGAAACAAACTGGTCGCGGATTAGCTAA
- a CDS encoding dipeptidase translates to MKNWLYPTLCACLATGFLPAAAQDEALLKKAHKIHEKAFTVDTHADTPMLLSRGGFDVTKENDPRTTNSKVDYPRMRKGGLDAIFWAVYLGQGPRTPEGHETAKQKALSIFEAVNTTLKNTASEAELATTPEEAYRIGKTGKRVIFIGVENGYPMGHDISMLKKFYDMGSRYMTLCHSSNNDICDSSTDPKGAEYQGLSPLGEQVVTEMNRLGMMIDVSHVSDSTFYDVVRLSKVPIIASHSGAKAICDHPRNLTDDMLKALAKNGGVVQLNLLSDYVKTIPPSPEREAAMKTMLEKWGVKDRRALMGAMSKLSEEDQKKARAEFMELNQKYPIQLATVKDAVDHIDHIVKLIGIDHVGMGADFDGGGALADCFDVSQYENFTVEFLRRGYSKKDIEKIWSGNFFRVMKAVEKGKAMEVASK, encoded by the coding sequence ATGAAAAACTGGCTATACCCAACACTTTGTGCCTGTCTGGCAACGGGCTTCCTTCCGGCTGCGGCCCAGGATGAGGCGCTGCTCAAAAAAGCGCACAAAATCCACGAAAAGGCATTTACGGTGGATACCCACGCCGACACGCCCATGCTGCTGTCTCGGGGAGGATTTGATGTTACCAAAGAGAACGATCCACGCACTACCAACAGCAAGGTTGATTATCCGCGCATGAGAAAAGGCGGTCTGGATGCGATTTTCTGGGCGGTTTATCTGGGACAGGGACCACGGACGCCCGAGGGCCACGAAACAGCAAAGCAGAAGGCACTGAGCATCTTTGAGGCAGTAAATACAACGCTGAAAAACACGGCTTCGGAAGCAGAGTTGGCGACCACGCCGGAAGAGGCCTACCGGATTGGCAAAACGGGCAAGCGGGTGATTTTCATCGGCGTTGAAAACGGTTATCCGATGGGCCACGACATTTCGATGCTGAAGAAATTTTACGACATGGGTTCGCGCTACATGACGCTTTGCCATTCGAGCAACAACGATATTTGCGATTCATCAACCGACCCGAAAGGAGCCGAATACCAGGGTTTGAGTCCATTGGGTGAGCAGGTGGTGACAGAAATGAACCGGCTAGGCATGATGATTGACGTGTCGCACGTGTCGGATTCTACATTTTACGACGTGGTTCGGCTGTCGAAAGTGCCCATTATTGCCTCCCATTCGGGCGCGAAAGCCATTTGCGACCATCCCCGAAACCTGACCGACGACATGCTGAAGGCATTGGCAAAGAACGGTGGCGTAGTGCAACTAAACCTGTTGAGCGATTACGTTAAAACCATTCCGCCCAGCCCGGAGCGCGAAGCCGCGATGAAAACCATGCTGGAAAAATGGGGCGTAAAAGACCGCCGCGCCTTGATGGGAGCCATGAGCAAATTGTCGGAAGAGGATCAGAAAAAAGCGCGGGCCGAATTTATGGAGTTAAATCAAAAATACCCGATTCAACTGGCCACCGTAAAAGATGCCGTCGATCACATTGATCACATCGTCAAACTAATCGGAATCGATCACGTAGGCATGGGAGCGGACTTCGACGGTGGTGGTGCCCTGGCTGACTGTTTTGATGTGAGTCAGTATGAGAATTTTACGGTTGAATTTCTGCGTCGGGGTTACTCGAAAAAAGACATTGAAAAAATCTGGAGCGGCAACTTTTTCCGGGTTATGAAAGCAGTGGAAAAAGGCAAGGCAATGGAAGTTGCCAGTAAATAA
- a CDS encoding SusD/RagB family nutrient-binding outer membrane lipoprotein: MKRIFYSFRYKAAMAALLLGMSACTGEFDELNTNPNNPTTAGADLFMPHGIQSAVDVYWGGSIGQDIGNLIPQHWARIQYTDVDQYTTSNDVVNTGWSNFYIEAIADYQRIYKIGAETGNPNYQAVAIILRSWVFSLLTDIYGDIPYSDAVKGLEGTLQPKYDAQKDVYAGIIAELKTANDMINVTDKSKAIAGDILLSGDLTKWKKFANTLSLRILNRMLGKADAPIDVKTEIERILKDPAKYPVLAANADNVQLNYLAAAPNNNPINENRKTRDDHRVSATLVNKLKAMNDTRLTVYANAPADGGDYKGVPNGLAASDANALGLSKTSKVGNLFVAATAPGVIITYAELLLIKAEFAYKGIASAGDVAANYTDAIKASHSQYGLTVAPAYLTANALKTGAEGYTQIMEQKWIALYGQGVEAWTEYRRTGIPVLSPPALNTNGGVIPTRLPYPGSEESLNNVNFKEALKRQGGQNDKKMKLWFAK; encoded by the coding sequence ATGAAACGCATTTTCTATTCTTTCCGATATAAAGCCGCGATGGCAGCCCTGCTGTTAGGGATGTCTGCCTGCACAGGTGAATTTGATGAACTCAATACCAACCCAAATAACCCGACAACGGCTGGCGCTGATTTGTTCATGCCGCACGGTATTCAGAGCGCCGTTGATGTGTACTGGGGAGGATCGATTGGGCAGGACATTGGCAACCTGATTCCGCAGCATTGGGCCCGGATTCAGTATACCGACGTTGATCAGTACACGACGTCCAACGATGTAGTAAATACGGGCTGGAGCAATTTTTACATCGAGGCGATAGCTGATTATCAGCGCATTTATAAAATTGGAGCCGAAACAGGCAACCCGAATTACCAGGCTGTAGCCATCATTTTACGGTCGTGGGTATTTTCTCTGCTGACGGATATTTATGGCGATATTCCCTACTCGGATGCCGTAAAGGGGCTGGAAGGAACGCTTCAACCCAAATACGACGCGCAGAAAGATGTCTATGCCGGAATTATTGCTGAGTTGAAAACCGCCAACGACATGATTAACGTGACGGATAAAAGCAAAGCCATTGCCGGAGATATTCTGCTGAGCGGCGATCTGACGAAATGGAAAAAGTTTGCCAACACGCTTAGCCTGCGTATTCTGAACCGGATGCTGGGCAAAGCCGATGCGCCTATTGATGTAAAAACAGAAATTGAGCGCATTCTGAAAGATCCGGCGAAATACCCGGTGCTGGCGGCTAACGCTGACAATGTGCAGCTCAATTACCTGGCGGCGGCTCCCAACAACAATCCCATTAACGAAAATCGCAAAACACGGGATGACCACCGCGTAAGCGCGACGCTGGTGAATAAGCTAAAGGCCATGAATGACACGCGCCTGACGGTTTACGCCAATGCACCGGCCGATGGGGGCGATTACAAAGGCGTTCCAAACGGCCTGGCCGCTTCGGACGCCAACGCATTGGGACTGTCAAAAACCTCAAAAGTTGGTAATCTCTTCGTGGCGGCAACGGCTCCCGGCGTCATCATTACGTACGCGGAATTGCTGCTCATCAAAGCGGAATTTGCCTATAAAGGCATTGCGTCAGCGGGCGATGTAGCGGCTAATTATACCGATGCCATCAAAGCGTCGCACAGCCAGTACGGCCTGACCGTAGCGCCCGCCTACCTAACGGCCAACGCCCTGAAAACCGGGGCAGAAGGCTATACGCAGATTATGGAGCAAAAGTGGATCGCTTTATATGGTCAAGGCGTGGAAGCGTGGACCGAGTACCGTCGCACGGGGATTCCGGTGCTGTCGCCGCCCGCGCTTAACACCAACGGCGGGGTAATCCCAACCCGGCTGCCTTATCCCGGCTCCGAAGAATCGTTGAACAACGTAAACTTCAAAGAGGCGCTGAAGCGGCAGGGAGGCCAGAACGACAAAAAAATGAAACTGTGGTTCGCTAAATAA